One Candidatus Fermentibacter sp. genomic window, TCTCTCTCGCATAGGTCTTGATGCCCTCGGAGAGCTCGAAGTGCCTGCCGCTGATGTCGATGTTCATTGCCCGCTCCTTTCGAAATGCCGGCGCACCGCACGTGCACACCCCCGGATATGACAAAACGCTGCCCCCCTTGACGGAGCAGCGCATTGAAGGGCCGGGAATGCCACGTGTGCCTTCACGCTCGGATCATACCCGGGGAGTGTCCCCCGGTCAACGACGGGGATGCGCATTTCTTGACCCGCCGGCGCGTCCTGATATGTTCGTCCTGATTTAACCACCGGAAGGAGCCCTCCCTTGTCTGCTCGCGCCGACGGCTATTCTGAACTCGTCGAACTGGGCTTCCGCAGCGGTCTGGAGACCCACCAGCAGCTCGCCACACCCAACAAGCTCTTCTGCCGCTGCCCGGCATCCATCAGGAACGACGCCCCGGACTCCGAACTCCTCCGCCACATGAGGCCGACCCTCAGCGAATTCGGCGAGTACGACGGCACGGCCCTCATGGAGTTCAAGACCAGGAAGCAGGTCCACTACCTGCTCTACAACAGCAGTGTCTGCACCTACGAGATGGACGACACTCCCCCCTTCAAGGCCGATCCCGAAGCAGTGGAGTCCGCCCTCGAGATAGCCATGATGTTCGGGATGTCGCTCGTCGATGAAATCCACATCACCAGGAAGCAGTACCTCGACGGCAGCATCCCGACCGGATTCCAGCGCACCGCTATAGTCGGCGTGAACGGAAGCGTTCCATTCCTCGGGAGGACTCTCGGCTTCTTCCAGCTGAGCCTCGAGGAGGATGCCTGCCGCGAGGTGGACGACGTCGGACACCACGTCTTCTACCGCACCGACCGCCTGTCGATCCCCCTCGTCGAGTCGGTCACGAGGCCCGAGTTCTACACGCCTGCGGAGGCTGCTCTCGGAGCCGCCCTCGTGGGCGATGTCATGCGTTCGACGCGCAGGGTCAGGAGGGGCATCGGCTCGGTGAGGCAGGACGTGAACGTCTCCATCCGGGGCGGCACCAGGATAGAGATCAAGGGTGTCCCGCGCATCGGCATGATCGAGGCTCTCTGCTCCACGGAAGCCTACAGGCAGAAAGGTCTCCTCGACCTGAGGGCTGCTCTCCCCGGCTCCGGGGCGGACAAGGGTTTCTACAACGCGTCCCCGATCTTCCTGGACCCCGCCGCCGTCTCGGTGTCCGGCCTGGGAACCCTGAAAGCGGGGGAATCTGCAGCGGTGCAGGTCCTGCCCGGATTCGCCCCCTTCATACACTGGCCCCTCCAGCCCGGAATGGACTTCCTCGACGAGATCGACGGCAGGATCAGGGTCATCGCCTGCCTCGAGCGCCGTCCCTGCGTCTCGGAGGCTCCCGAAGCCCTTCGCGCCGCACTGGGCGTGACCGATCCCGGAGATGCCGTGCTCCTCTTCGCCGGTCCCCAGGAGGATCTCGTCACAGCCTCCCAGGAGACGGTCATCCGTGTGAGGGAGGCCTTCGACGGAGTCCCCTCCGAGACGAGGCAGGCCCTCGCCGGCGGCAGGACGACATTCGAACGGATCCTTCCCGGGCCGGACCGCATGTATCCCGACACAGACCTCCCGCCCGAACCCGTCTCGGACGAACTCCGCGCCAGGATCATGGCCAGGCTGAAGCCCCGCCCCTGGGAGCGCAGGGAGTCGTATGCCGCCCTGGGAGTGCCGGATCAGCTGGCTGGAAGGCTCATCAACTGGGAGTCGGCGGACCTCTTCGACACGGTCAGGCCCCGGGTCGGCTGGCCCGCTTCGGCGCTCGCCTGGCTCCTGACCGACAGGCGCAGGGGTTCGAGGAGGGCCGGGGCCGACTGGTCCGGCATCGGCGAACAGGGCATCGCCGGAGCCCTCGAGGAGTGCTTCGTGAAGGGCGTCTCCCTCAAGGGCTCTGCCAGGGTCCTGGATGCGATGTCCCGTGCTGTCGGACTCACCGCGGCTGAGGCGATGGAGGCCGAGGCCTCCAGCTGACGCTCGCGCTCAGCTCTTGGACAGCCCCAGATCCCTGATCTTGCTCGAGAGAGTCTGCCTGCTGACCCCGAGCCTGCGTGCGGCCTCGGTCCTGTTCCACCCGCACTCCTCGAGAGCCGCGAGCAGCATGGCCCTCTCGGCCTCGCGGGCAGCCCGCGAGGATGCATCCAGCAGCCCTCCGGTCGCTTTCACCGGCTCGGGGATCTCCAGATCCGCTCTCTCGATCTCCCTCCCCGCGGCGAGCGCACAGGCCCTGTGGATGATGCTCCGCAGCTCCCTGACGTTCCCCGGCCAGCCGTAGCCTTCCAGCGCGTCGACGGCCCCCGGCGGCAGAGGGCATCCGGGCCTCCCCGCCTCGGCCAGGAAATGCGCGGCGAGCGGGACGATGTCACATCTCCTGTCACGCAGCGGCGGGATCGAGACGGGGAACTCCGAGAGCCTGAAGAAGAGGTCGGGCCTGTAGCGTCCGCATGCCGCCTCGGCAGCCAGGTCCCTGTTGCTTGCCGAGACGATCCTCACGTCCACCGTCCTCTGGACGGAGCCGCCCACCCTGGTGAAGGTCCGTTCCTGCAGAACCCTCAGGAGCTTCCCCTGGAGTGCGGGAGCCAGGTCTCCCACCTCGTCGAGGAAGATCGTGCCCCCGTCCGCCAGCTCGAACCTCCCGGGCCTGGGCGAATCGGCGCCTGTGTAGGCGCCCTTCTCGGCTCCGAACAGCTCGCTCTCGAGGAGCTCCGACGGGATCGCCGCGCAGTTCACCGGTATGAAGGGGCCGCAGGCCCTCTCGCTCATGTCGTGGATCCTCCTGGCCAGGAGTTCCTTCCCGGTTCCGCTCTCGCCGAGCACGAGGACGTTGAGGCGGCTCCCGGAAGCCTTCGCGGCTCTGTCGAGAGCATCCCGGAACCCCCGGTCGGAGCCGACCATGCAGCCCGGCGAACCGGGCGAGAGGCCCGCCAGGAGCGCCGTCAGGCTCGACAGTTCGAACGGCTTGGTGATGAAGTCCCTCGCGCCGAGCTTCATCGCCCTGACGGCCAGGTCGATCGTGCCGAACGCCGTCATGAGGATCACCGGAGTAGCCGGTCTGTGGGTGGCGAATG contains:
- the gatE gene encoding Glu-tRNA(Gln) amidotransferase subunit GatE, producing the protein MSARADGYSELVELGFRSGLETHQQLATPNKLFCRCPASIRNDAPDSELLRHMRPTLSEFGEYDGTALMEFKTRKQVHYLLYNSSVCTYEMDDTPPFKADPEAVESALEIAMMFGMSLVDEIHITRKQYLDGSIPTGFQRTAIVGVNGSVPFLGRTLGFFQLSLEEDACREVDDVGHHVFYRTDRLSIPLVESVTRPEFYTPAEAALGAALVGDVMRSTRRVRRGIGSVRQDVNVSIRGGTRIEIKGVPRIGMIEALCSTEAYRQKGLLDLRAALPGSGADKGFYNASPIFLDPAAVSVSGLGTLKAGESAAVQVLPGFAPFIHWPLQPGMDFLDEIDGRIRVIACLERRPCVSEAPEALRAALGVTDPGDAVLLFAGPQEDLVTASQETVIRVREAFDGVPSETRQALAGGRTTFERILPGPDRMYPDTDLPPEPVSDELRARIMARLKPRPWERRESYAALGVPDQLAGRLINWESADLFDTVRPRVGWPASALAWLLTDRRRGSRRAGADWSGIGEQGIAGALEECFVKGVSLKGSARVLDAMSRAVGLTAAEAMEAEASS
- a CDS encoding sigma-54 dependent transcriptional regulator is translated as MRSILLVEDKRGMRSMLTAALAEDGWAVTAVADGLEAVSLAPGSSFDAVLCDVCLPGADGLEVLSAFATHRPATPVILMTAFGTIDLAVRAMKLGARDFITKPFELSSLTALLAGLSPGSPGCMVGSDRGFRDALDRAAKASGSRLNVLVLGESGTGKELLARRIHDMSERACGPFIPVNCAAIPSELLESELFGAEKGAYTGADSPRPGRFELADGGTIFLDEVGDLAPALQGKLLRVLQERTFTRVGGSVQRTVDVRIVSASNRDLAAEAACGRYRPDLFFRLSEFPVSIPPLRDRRCDIVPLAAHFLAEAGRPGCPLPPGAVDALEGYGWPGNVRELRSIIHRACALAAGREIERADLEIPEPVKATGGLLDASSRAAREAERAMLLAALEECGWNRTEAARRLGVSRQTLSSKIRDLGLSKS